The following are encoded together in the Humulus lupulus chromosome 5, drHumLupu1.1, whole genome shotgun sequence genome:
- the LOC133778045 gene encoding phosphoglycerate mutase-like protein 1 produces the protein MTIIATPTAIYTTSLNFNYHLAPTPISKFRTSLPTTTTSSSSSSSSYLSASPSPVLCSSSTPSEPDMENTTVGQSLYPLHRSKTIHLVRHAQGVHNVAGEKDHSAYMSYDYFDAQLTPLGWNQVDNLHKHVQACGLNKKVELVIVSPLLRTMQTAVGVFGGGAYADGIDVPSLMAANVGNSDRSAITSLNCPPFIAVELCREHLGVHPCDKRRSISEYRHLFPAIDFSLIEDDEDVLWTPDVREKNEHVAARGLQFFKWLWTRKEKEIAIVTHSGYLYHTLSAFGNDCHPTVKSEICTHFANCELRSMVLIDTGLIGSDSSTTNYPGKIPRGLDLPSDVAEKKGDTK, from the exons ATGACCATTATAGCTACTCCTACTGCTATATATACCACATCTCTTAATTTTAATTACCACCTTGCCCCTACCCCGATTTCTAAGTTCCGTACGTCCCTCCCTACAACAACAACATCAtcgtcgtcgtcgtcgtcgtcgtATCTTAGTGCTTCTCCTTCCCCTGTTCTCTGTTCCTCCTCTACTCCTTCAG AGCCAGATATGGAAAACACCACGGTTGGTCAGAGTCTCTACCCCTTGCACCGTTCTAAAACTATTCATCTG GTAAGGCATGCTCAAGGAGTTCACAATGTTGCAGGCGAGAAAGATCACAGTGCATATATGTCTTATGACTATTTTGATGCGCAACTTACTCCTCTTGGCTGGAATCAG GTTGATAATCTCCACAAACATGTTCAAGCATGTGGACTTAACAAGAAAGTTGAGCTAGTCATCGTTTCTCCTTTGTTAAG GACCATGCAAACAGCAGTTGGGGTGTTTGGTGGTGGAGCCTACGCGGATGGGATTGATGTACCTTCTCTAATGGCGGCAAATGTAGGAAACAGTGACCGTTCTGCCATTACAAGTCTAAATTGCCCACCATTTATAGCAGTAGAGCTTTGCCGAGAACATTTG GGGGTTCATCCATGTGATAAGAGAAGAAGCATCAGCGAGTATCGTCATCTTTTTCCCGCAATTGATTTCTCACTG ATAGAAGATGATGAAGATGTTTTGTGGACGCCCGATGTTAGAGAGAAAAACGAGCATGTAGCTGCTAGGGGCTTGCAGTTTTTTAAATG GTTGTGGACACGTAAGGAGAAGGAGATTGCAATTGTAACCCACAGTGGATATTTATACCATACTTTGAGTGCATTCGGCAATGATTGCCATCCTACAGTAAAGAGTGAAATATGTACACA CTTTGCTAATTGTGAGCTTCGATCAATGGTTCTTATCGATACAGG TTTGATAGGTTCTGATTCTTCAACCACTAATTATCCTGGAAAAATTCCTCGTGGACTTGATCTGCCAAGTGATGTTGCAGAAAAGAAGGGTGACACTAAGTAA